A stretch of Ranitomeya variabilis isolate aRanVar5 chromosome 3, aRanVar5.hap1, whole genome shotgun sequence DNA encodes these proteins:
- the CA4 gene encoding carbonic anhydrase 4, protein MTFYLFLSLMLHAVTSSAAEEWCYDIQAAKSTSSCKVPSKWSDIGAACGGKKQSPIDIVTKKAKFDSNLIAFTFEGYDKELELELSNNGHTAKLGISQDKETIQISGGGLSGTYIAAQLHFHWGSKEKSGSEHSLNGKKYPIELHIVHTKKEARSEPSGGSTTSVDYGVLGFFFKEGKSNDGYTNLVNGLSKIIYEGNITTVSKVKLQDLIPRDLKVFYRYEGSLTTPECDETVTWTVFAEPIELSKAQIDAFYGSLKYGDNLLQMVENFRPIQELNGRTITTSGVDAVLPHTRYLLISLFAFYFTVVS, encoded by the exons AATGGTGCTATGATATTCAGGCGGCAAAATCCACTTCTTCTTGTAAAG TGCCAAGCAAATGGAGTGATATTGGTGCCGCTTGTGGAGGGAAAAAACAGTCTCCAATTGACATTGTTACAAAGAAAGCCAAGTTTGATTCAAATCTAATAGCATTTACATTTGAAGGATACGATAAGGAATTGGAATTAGAATTATCAAATAATGGGCATACAG CTAAACTAGGGATAAGTCAAGATAAAGAAACTATACAAATTTCTGGAGGAGGCCTTTCAGGTACATACATAGCTGCACAGCTCCACTTTCACTGGGGCAGTAAagaaaagtctggatcagaacatagTCTAAATGGAAAAAAATATCCAATTGAG CTTCATATAGTACACACTAAAAAGGAGGCAAGATCAGAACCTAGCGGCGGGAGCACCACAAGTGTAGATTATGGAGTGCTTGGATTCTTCTTTAAA GAGGGTAAATCCAATGATGGTTACACTAATTTAGTTAATGGCCTCAGCAAGATCATCTATGAGG gCAACATTACTACTGTTTCTAAAGTCAAGCTACAAGACTTGATTCCAAGAGATCTGAAAGTTTTTTACAGATATGAAGGCTCACTTACTACTCCTGAATGTGATGAGACTGTCACATGGACAGTGTTTGCTGAACCAATTGAGCTGTCTAAAGCCCAG ATTGATGCTTTCTATGGAAGCCTAAAATACGGTGATAACTTGTTACAAATGGTTGAGAATTTCAGGCCTATTCAAGAATTGAATGGTAGAACAATCACTACTTCAGGCGTAGATGCCGTATTGCCTCATACCAGATATTTGCTGATCTCATTGTTTGCATTTTATTTTACAGTAGTATCCTAA